The genome window CACGCACTCCCCGTCCGCGACGGGCTCGTGGACCGACTTTCCCGCCGGGAACGGGTCGTGGCACTCGAGGCACCCTTTCTCCAGCTTCTGGAGCTTCGGACGCGCGGAAAAGTGGGGGTCGTGGCAACCGGTGCACTCACCCGCCGCGACCGGCGCGTGGAGGTAGACCTTCTTCCCTCCCTCGCCCTTGGAGAAGTCGTTGTGGCAGGAGTAGCACGCCTCTTTCTGCTCCTTGGCCTTGAGCGTTCCCCCTTCGACGGAATGGCACGTCTCGCATCCTTCGTCGAGCGCGGCGTGCATGCGGAACGCCCGGTACACCAATTCTTCGCCGCCTCCGGTAGCGGTCCGGAAGTCCTCCATCTTGGCCCCGGGCAGCGCGAAGACGCGAACGGCCGATCCGCCCACCCGCACCGTGTTCAACCCCGGGTACAGCGGGATCTCCCCTTTCAGGAACGTGTCTCCATCGAGCGGCGCGGCGGGAATCCCGTTGACGGAAACGTTGTCCGGCCCCCCTTTCTCCGCCCGAAACGCGTAAACCCGGATCTTCGGCTCCGTGGCGAGCGTCAGGTCCGGCGGGAAAAGGATCCCGGCGCCCCCCTGCCCGGCGCCGGACGGAATCGGCGCGAGGAGGGCGGCCAGGATCGCCAGCCGCGGGAAAAGGCGGTTCAACGCGTCGGGGCTCCGGAGAGTTCGCCCATCCCCCGGCCTTCGGGGGACCCGAACGGTTCCTTGTGGAACACCGTGGTGAGTTTCAGGCTGGGGCACCGGGTGCAGTCGAGGCACCGGAGGCAGTCGGGATTGGTGGCGTTCCGGTCGGGGCGGATGTCCACCGGGCAGATCTTCCGGCACTTCCCGCACTTCGTGCACGTGTCCGGGTTCCAGGCGAGCTGCAGGAAGCTCGACTTGTTGAAGACGGAGAAGATCGCCCCCAGGGGGCAGATGGCGCGGCAGAACGGCCGCTTGACCATCGTCGAAGTGGTGATGAAGAAGAGCAGGATCCCGATCTTGACCCAGAACAGCGCCCGGATCATCGACCGGACGTTCAGGTTGAGCGTCACCCACGGGAGGCCCCCGATCAGCGTTCCCATCGGGCACAGCTTCGAGAACCAGTTCTCGTGGGTGAGGTACGGGATGATGAACACCAGCCCGAGAAGGACGGCGTACCGGATATACCGCGTCCAGACCGGGATGGACACCTTCCATGCCCGGAATTTGTACAGCAGGTCCTGGAGGAATCCGAACGGGCAGAGGGTCCCGCACGTCATCCGTCCCACGGACGCTCCGACGGCGGCCAGCGTCCCCGCTCCGTAGAACGGGATGTTCCCGGTGACCATGAAGTGCTGCAGCGTGCCGATGGGGCAGGAAAACAGCGCCGAAGGGCAGGCGTAGCAGTTCAGCAGGGGAGAACAGACGCTTTTCAGGGAACCCTGGTACAGGACCGCGGAGAGGAACCCCTGGACGTACGAGTTGGGGAGGATGCTTCCCATCCCCTGGAAGATCCGGCGCTTCAGGTACCTCAAGGGGTCACCCGACCCCTATGCACGACAGTCAAAGCATCGCGGCGTTGAACAGCACCTCGCCGATCTCCTCCCGGAAGATGCCGTACCCCAGGATCGCCGCGGCGCCTGCGACCGTCACGATGAAGGCGATCGGACGCCCTTTCATCCCCTGCCTCCCCCCGGGATTACCGCTCCCCGCCGAGCTCCCAGGCCTTCCGGTACATCGCGGCGGCCTTCCCGAGCTCCTTCGCCTCCTCGTACGCCCGTCCCGCGAGCGCCCGCGTCTGCGCGTCCATCGGGTTCAGGTCGATCGCCTCGCGGATCCGCACCGAAGCTCCGGCGACGTCTCCCTTGCGGGCCATGACGGCGGCCTTGAGGAGCAGGGCCGGCGGGTACGCGGCCCCTTTCTTCAGCGCCTCGTCCGCCTCGCGCTCGGCGCTTCCCGCATCGCCCATCGCCCAGTATACGCGCGCGAGTCCGGTCCGTGCCATCACGTTTTCCCCCTCGGACGCGATCGCCGCCTCGAACGCTTTCTTCGCCTCCTCCAGCCTCGACTTGTCCTTCTTCGCCAGGGACAGGTACGCGTCTCCCAGCAGGATGTTGGGGGCGGCCCACTTCGGGTCCGCCGCCGCGGCCATTTTCAGCTTCGGCTCCGATTTGTCGAGCATCCCGAAAGCGTACAGCCGGCGCCCGAGGTTGTAGTTGAGCAGCGCCTGCCGTTTGGGCTTGTACCCGGCATCGGCCTTCGCGACGGCGGCTTCCTCCTTCGGCTTCATCCCGAGGAGCGATTCCGCAAGCCCCTTCATTTCGAGAAAGACGTACGTCGGGTATCCGTTGTATGCCTCGCGAAGGACGTTCCCGGCTCCGAGGATCGCCGTGGAGGGGACCGCCACGACGCCGTAGTTGCGGAACGTCTCCAGCCCCGGGTCGAGAACGACGGGGTAGGTCAGCTTGAGGGAGGCGGCCTTCTCCCGGATGGTTCTCATATCCTCGTCCGCCGTGTGCTCGTGCTCGACGTTGACCGCGATCGCCTTCAATCCTTTCGGACCGAGCGTATCGACGAGTTTCTGGACATCGGCCAGCTCCGCGAGCGACCGGCTGCTCCAGGTCGCCCAGAAGACGACCAGCACCGCGTTGTCCCCCTTGAACGACTCGAGGGAGACCTGCTTGCCGGCGAGATCCGCCAGCTTGAACGGCGGGGCTTCGGCCCCCGCCTGCACGTTCTTGAACGCCGCGGCCGCCTTCGGGGCGGCGTAGAGGCCGGCGGCGAACACCAGGGCCGCCGCGACGATCTTTCCTGTGCTTCCCGGACGTTTCATCGTTTCCGATCGCGGGGGACAAGCCTCCCGCATCCTTCCGTTATTTCCGAAGGAAGCTTTTGTCGGCGGAGTGCGGGTCGTGGCACGACACGCACCCCGTTGCCCTAGCCTGCTTCAGATGCTTCTCGGAGCTTTTCTGGTCGTGGCACATCCTGCACAGGACCTCCGGGGCGGCCACCGCCTGGAAACGGTTCGGGGAGCCGTGCGGGTCGTGGCAGGAGATGCAATCCCCGCTTCCGAGAGGGCCGTGCACGAACTTCTTCGTGTCCTTCCGGACGTGGCACCGGTAGCACATGGTGTCCACGGGACGGGCGACGCGGTACCCCTTCCGCTCTTCCGGGTGGCACCCCGCGCACTTCTTCACGTCAGGATGGTAGACGTACCCCGGCTTGTCGAGGACCGGGGCGGCGACATTTCCCGCGGACACGGAAAAGGCGGGGTTGAGCAGCCACCCCGCCGCGAAGAACACCGGCAACCATGCAACCCGGACGGCCCGGAAACCCGATCGTGCCATGGCGATCCTCCGGACTACTCCTTGATGAACTTCTCGACCGCCTTCCGGTAATATTTGACCGCGTTGGGAAGGTCTCCCTTCTTCTCGTACGCGACGCCCAGCCAGAAGTACGCCTTCTCGGGCTTCGGGTTCAGCATCGCGGCGTCGGAGATCTCCCGGATCGCCTTGTCGGCCTCCCCCTTCTCCAGGTGAACGGTGCCGATTCCCAGCTGGGCCTCCTTGCTGTTCGGCGCCAGCTCCCTGGCCTTCGTGAACTGGACGAGCGCGTCGTCGTACTTCTTGGACGCAACGAGCGATTCCCCGAAGGCGATGCGGGCGGCAGGGTTCTTCGGATCGATCTCCACCGCCTTGCCGAAACGCTCCGCCGCCTTGTCCGGCATCCCGCGCTTGAGGAGCGTCCGCCCCAGCGAGATCAGCCGCTCCGACTCGCTCTCCTCCTTGCTCTTCTTCGCCGACTCCACCGGGGTGATGCCCTTCCGGTACTCTTCCTCCGTCATCAGCCCGGCGACGACCTTCGCCTTGCCCCCCACCACGTCCTTGAAGTCGCGGCCGTGGTTGCTGTGCTCGAAGACGAACTTCCCGTCCTTCCCGATGATACCGCTGGCGGGGAGGATGAAAAGCCCGTAGTCGCCGTACACCTTCTGGTCCTTGTCCTGGGCAATCGGGAAGGGAATCCCGAACTCCGCGATCGCCTTTTTCGCCTCCTCCGCGGTGTCCGTGTAGGAGGCGACCACGAGAAATTCGATTCCCTTCGGCGAAAGCTCCTTGTGGAGGGCGACCAGGTCCTTCAACTGGTCCTTCGACCGCTCCTGGGAGAGCTTGACGAACGACAGGATCGTGATCTTCCCCGAATCCGGCTTGAACGCGACGTCCTTCCCCTCGAAATCCTTCAGGGCGAATGGGATCGCGGGGTTCCCCTCCTTCATGTTCCGGAACGCGGCGCCGGTTCCCGGCACCGTCGAGAAGAACAGCGCAAGCAGCACGGTGAAGAGGACGACGGACCCCCGGCACGTATGTCGAACCATCGCCCGCCCCCTACTCATACTTCACCGGGTTCACGCGGTCGTACGCCTTCGGCTTGTGGCACCCCACGACGCACGACCCGCCGTTCTGCATTTTCGTGAAGTTGACCGGCAGCTTCCAGCTCCCGCCGAAGGGGACCTCTTTCCGGATGTGCTTGTCCTGGTTCCCCGCGTGGACCTCGTGGCACGCCTTGCACGACCGCCCCTTCTCCTTGTTCACGTGGAGGAAGTGCATGTTCGTGTCGCCGTTGCGGAAATTCGTGAGCTTCGTCGTGATCTTGTCGAGCGCGATGTCCTTGTTGTGGCAGTCGAAGCACATCGCGTACGACTCGGTGGCGTACGGCTTGTAGAACTCCTTCGGGAAATATTTCTTGAGGACCAGCGGGTTCGCGCTGCCGTGCGGGTCGTGGCAGGCGTAGCAGTCGTTCTGCTGGACCGGCCCGTGGAGGTTCTTCGCCGCCCGCACCTGCGCGCCCATGTCCTTGTGGCAGGTGTAGCAGATGTCCTTGGTGTGGGTCTTGAGCTGCCGCGGGTAATCGGAGGAGTGCGGCGTGTGGCACGTGGTGCACGGCCCCTTGTCGAGCGCCTGGTGGCGGACGGTGGAGGCCTTGAGGTGATCGTCGACCTTCTTGTGGCACGACAGGCACAGGGCCGAACCTTCCATCGACTGCATGAACGGATGGTCGGAGTTGTGCGCGTCGTGGCACTTGAGGCACGACTCCTGGGCCGGCTTGTGCGGGTACTTCCGGGTGAACTCGGCTTTCCGGTCCTCGTGGCACAGGAAGCATACGTCGTTCCCCTTCGCCTCGAGCTGGAACTTGTTCGGGGAGGAGTGCGGATTGTGGCACACGTTGCAGTCGCCGGATGCGACCGGCCCGTGCTGGAACTTCCGCACCATCTGGGTGTTCTTGTGGCAGCTGTAGCAGAGCTCCGAAGTCTTGACCTTCTTCAGCTGCTTTGGCGCGTCGGACTGGTGAGGGTTGTGGCAGCCGGTGCACTCCCCCTTCTTCACGGGGGTGTGCTTGAACTCGTTCTTGTCCACCGGCTGGTGGCACTTCTCGCAGAGCGCCTTGCCCGTGGCCACCAGCTTGAAGTCGGGCCCCTTCGACGTGGGGTGCCCCTTCTTCGATTCGGCGTGGCAGACCGTGCACTGGCCGACCCCCACGGGACCGTGGATGTATTTCGCCTTTCCCATCTGCGCGTGGCACTTGGCCGATACGCAGGTGTCCTCGGCAAGCGCGACCCCGACGAACATCACGGACAACGCGAACAACGTCGTGCCGAGCACCGTCCAGAACTTTCGCATGCCGCCCCCTCCCTGCCGTTCGAGGATTTGGTCTATGTCGCTCCGGGAAAAAACCGCATCAGCCCCCGCCGTACGAATGGAGGCCGGAAAGAACCAGGTTGACGCCCAGGTAGCACATGACGGTCGCGAGGAATCCCGCGATCGACAGGATGGCCGCGCGCTTCCCGTACCACCCGCGGGTGATCCGGGCATGGAGGAAGGCGGCGTACACCAGCCACACGATGAGGGACCACGTCTCCTTCGGATCCCACGACCAGTACGTCCCCCAGGCGTAGTTGGCCCACGCCGCTCCGGTGATGATCCCCGCGGTGAGGAACGGGAAACCCCAGATGATCGACCGGTACACGAGGTCGTCGAGCGTCTTGCACGCGGGAAGAAGGCCGATCACCCCCGCCGACACCTTCGCCTCCTCCTGTTTCGCCTTCAGGAGGTACATGAGGGCGGCGCCGGCGGACACGGCGAACGCGGCGTACCCGACGAAGCAGGTGATGACGTGCGCGTGCAGCCAGTACGACTGCAGCGCGGGGACCAGCGGCTGGATGCTGCTGTCGCCCTTGATGGCGAACAGCATCGTGGCGAATGCGATCGGCATCACGAAGGCGCCGAACGTGCGGCTGCCGTACTTCCTCTCGACGACCAGGTAGAACAGGTTGATCGACCAGGCGAAGAAGACCAGCGACTCGTACAGGTTGGTGACCGGAATGCGGCCGATCCCCATCTGGTACGACTCGTACCAGCGGACCCCGAGGGCGGCGGTGGACACGACGGCGGCAAGGACGCAGACCCAGGTGCCGAACGCGGAGATCTTCTCGTTGTTCGCGTAGAGGGCTCCGATGTACAGGGCCGACGCCACGCCGAACAGGACGGTGGTCAGGTTGAACAGGATGACGTTGCTCATCGGGACGGGGCTCCTGCGGCTTTCTCCGGAGCGGCGATCACAGCTCCGCCGCCTTCACGCCGGTCTGTATTTTCTCAAATCTCTTTTCGAAGGCAAGCCGGTTCCGGCTGGCGGCCCCCGCGAGGACGACTTCCACGCGCCCGTCCTGCGACTTCGATAGCCGGACCCACACGCGCTGGTGGGAAAGGAAGAACGCCATGATGATCCCGACGACCATCAGCGCGCAGCCGAGCCACACGACGTTGACGCCGGGGTCCTTGGCCACCTGCAGGCCGGTGAATTGCCGGACGTTCAGGCCGGAGAAGGAGAACACGAGCGAATCGTTCCGCTGCCGGTCGAGGTCGGGGCGGGACTGGTACACCCAGAACTCCGCCGAAGGCTTCCCCGGCCTGTCGACCACCAGCTGGAGCGCGGGCCCGTTTCCCTGCAGGTTCTGATCGTAGTTCACGCCGCGGACCGTGCCGTACCCTTCGATCCGCATCGGCTCGTTCGGCGGGAGGGCGAGGGTTCCCATCGGGGAGCCGTCGGCCTTCCGG of candidate division KSB1 bacterium contains these proteins:
- a CDS encoding cytochrome c3 family protein, with amino-acid sequence MNRLFPRLAILAALLAPIPSGAGQGGAGILFPPDLTLATEPKIRVYAFRAEKGGPDNVSVNGIPAAPLDGDTFLKGEIPLYPGLNTVRVGGSAVRVFALPGAKMEDFRTATGGGEELVYRAFRMHAALDEGCETCHSVEGGTLKAKEQKEACYSCHNDFSKGEGGKKVYLHAPVAAGECTGCHDPHFSARPKLQKLEKGCLECHDPFPAGKSVHEPVADGECV
- a CDS encoding 4Fe-4S binding protein encodes the protein MRYLKRRIFQGMGSILPNSYVQGFLSAVLYQGSLKSVCSPLLNCYACPSALFSCPIGTLQHFMVTGNIPFYGAGTLAAVGASVGRMTCGTLCPFGFLQDLLYKFRAWKVSIPVWTRYIRYAVLLGLVFIIPYLTHENWFSKLCPMGTLIGGLPWVTLNLNVRSMIRALFWVKIGILLFFITTSTMVKRPFCRAICPLGAIFSVFNKSSFLQLAWNPDTCTKCGKCRKICPVDIRPDRNATNPDCLRCLDCTRCPSLKLTTVFHKEPFGSPEGRGMGELSGAPTR
- a CDS encoding redoxin domain-containing protein — protein: MKRPGSTGKIVAAALVFAAGLYAAPKAAAAFKNVQAGAEAPPFKLADLAGKQVSLESFKGDNAVLVVFWATWSSRSLAELADVQKLVDTLGPKGLKAIAVNVEHEHTADEDMRTIREKAASLKLTYPVVLDPGLETFRNYGVVAVPSTAILGAGNVLREAYNGYPTYVFLEMKGLAESLLGMKPKEEAAVAKADAGYKPKRQALLNYNLGRRLYAFGMLDKSEPKLKMAAAADPKWAAPNILLGDAYLSLAKKDKSRLEEAKKAFEAAIASEGENVMARTGLARVYWAMGDAGSAEREADEALKKGAAYPPALLLKAAVMARKGDVAGASVRIREAIDLNPMDAQTRALAGRAYEEAKELGKAAAMYRKAWELGGER
- a CDS encoding tetratricopeptide repeat protein — protein: MVRHTCRGSVVLFTVLLALFFSTVPGTGAAFRNMKEGNPAIPFALKDFEGKDVAFKPDSGKITILSFVKLSQERSKDQLKDLVALHKELSPKGIEFLVVASYTDTAEEAKKAIAEFGIPFPIAQDKDQKVYGDYGLFILPASGIIGKDGKFVFEHSNHGRDFKDVVGGKAKVVAGLMTEEEYRKGITPVESAKKSKEESESERLISLGRTLLKRGMPDKAAERFGKAVEIDPKNPAARIAFGESLVASKKYDDALVQFTKARELAPNSKEAQLGIGTVHLEKGEADKAIREISDAAMLNPKPEKAYFWLGVAYEKKGDLPNAVKYYRKAVEKFIKE
- a CDS encoding cytochrome C, coding for MRKFWTVLGTTLFALSVMFVGVALAEDTCVSAKCHAQMGKAKYIHGPVGVGQCTVCHAESKKGHPTSKGPDFKLVATGKALCEKCHQPVDKNEFKHTPVKKGECTGCHNPHQSDAPKQLKKVKTSELCYSCHKNTQMVRKFQHGPVASGDCNVCHNPHSSPNKFQLEAKGNDVCFLCHEDRKAEFTRKYPHKPAQESCLKCHDAHNSDHPFMQSMEGSALCLSCHKKVDDHLKASTVRHQALDKGPCTTCHTPHSSDYPRQLKTHTKDICYTCHKDMGAQVRAAKNLHGPVQQNDCYACHDPHGSANPLVLKKYFPKEFYKPYATESYAMCFDCHNKDIALDKITTKLTNFRNGDTNMHFLHVNKEKGRSCKACHEVHAGNQDKHIRKEVPFGGSWKLPVNFTKMQNGGSCVVGCHKPKAYDRVNPVKYE
- the ccsB gene encoding c-type cytochrome biogenesis protein CcsB, with product MSNVILFNLTTVLFGVASALYIGALYANNEKISAFGTWVCVLAAVVSTAALGVRWYESYQMGIGRIPVTNLYESLVFFAWSINLFYLVVERKYGSRTFGAFVMPIAFATMLFAIKGDSSIQPLVPALQSYWLHAHVITCFVGYAAFAVSAGAALMYLLKAKQEEAKVSAGVIGLLPACKTLDDLVYRSIIWGFPFLTAGIITGAAWANYAWGTYWSWDPKETWSLIVWLVYAAFLHARITRGWYGKRAAILSIAGFLATVMCYLGVNLVLSGLHSYGGG